ACTCTATCGACAGGGAGCTTGATCGGGCTATTGAGTCTAATCCGTTTGCTGCCATGTGTTCGCTGGGCCGTCATCTTGGCGTGGATACAGACGCTCTCCATGATCGGATTATGCAGCTCGAGTTTCAACAGAAGAAAGGCACAGTCGCCAAACGCCCCGCGGAAGACGCGGGAAGCGTTCGGAAGATGATACGCGAATTGGTTACAGGCGCGCTGCAGCCTGGTTCGTTTACGAGAGCAGAGCCGCTTCTCGATGATGACTCTGAAGGGAAATATACCAAACTGGAATGGGAGGTCGACTCAGAGAAGTTCAAGCGGGAAACGgctcatcttcgccttcgtGACACCGAGGTCTCACCCCGCCCAGCCAGCGCCAAAGACAGTCCGGGAAATCGCCAACAGAGGGATTTGGAGGTCCGCTCACGTCAGTCCAAGGGCAGTCGGTCGCCGACCGAGAAGATGACCACATCAAGCAACCAATCACAGGGTCATTAGCAGCGCCCGCGTTTCTGAtcgtttttctttttactGGTTTTGGCGTTAGGGAAGCACATGTATAAGATACCCAGTCTGGTTTTCGAACGTTAGCATTTTAATCGGTTTTGGAAAGGATGTATTCAAGCTTTGGTAGGACGTTGGCTCGTGGAGGCGACGCTGCTGGCATATCGCTTCCTTGGAAACGGTGTACTAtcactactactactactactactactactactactactactactactactactactactcctgctgctgctgctgttgtcctACCGCTACCCACACAACACTTTCTCTATGTCGGGGCAATATTTATGAAATTACTGACGCCATGTGCATGCCATTCTCATCATTACATGATACACATCGATGCAAATGGATGACTGGAGTAGCGATATCAGGACTTAAGACCGGAATCCGGGAAATGCGGAGAAGCAGCGCGAAAACATCACTGATTAGCCGCAGCGCCAGGCCAGCCCATATCTCTAGAACgaggtactctgtatatcAGAGAAAGGGTTGGCTCCCAAGCTGGTAGTCTACCTTGGGTTATTTGCACCAGCACCTTGCTGTTAAGTGGTCTGCTTTGTCTAGTGGTACTCTTTATCGGCAGTTATCCGCAATCAAGTCCCGACGGGCAAAGGCCAGTGATGTTAGACTATCGCAATCCATAGAGGCGAAATTCCGATAAACAGCTACTCAACAGGTACATGGCATGTTGTAATCCCGAGCCACTCTACTGGAGAAGTTGTCAACTACCAAAACTGCCAGCCTGTCATGGCCGTGGCTTCGCGACGTCACGATCATGCCCCCTGTCTATCCGGCCAGTGCTGGGAAGAATTGAGAAAGGTTGCCCTGACTTATGCATGCCGTCACCGGCCTGCCACATGCACCTCATGCGTCCTGTGAAAGAATAAGCAGGACTTGAGCAATTTCAAATGTCAGATACATGCTGTTATTCCCCAAGTCTGTCGCGCAAAAGTGCTTGATGGCCAGATTGGGgtatcttcttctggctgatTGCCGAGTCTGATTCCGAGTCCGAGTCCGATTTGTTGGATTTGTTTACCCCTCACGCCTGCGACTGAATTGCGGCACAGGATAATGGAGCCAAAGACATATCAACCTCGGTGAGTTCTGGATTCCTTGCAATCTCTATCGTTCTACCACAGCATCTCACAATGACCATCGTCGACTGGCAAGAAAAAGCTCAGCTTAAGCAGTCTGAAGCTGCTAGCAAGATCCCTCCAGAATGGAGACTCTCTTTAGATATCCTGACTGCCATTTCCAACGAGTCTAATGTTCTCGACATTCCTACAAAGTGTGGTATTCTTTCTGCTCGCGAGCTCGACATCACCGAACACTACGACGCCACtgatctcctgcagagaTTGGCGTCAAAAGAGCTCAGTGCCGTGGAAGTCACAACAGCCTTTTGCAAACGGGCTGCTATTGCTCAGCAACTTACCTTTTGCCTGACCGAAACGTTCTTCGATCAAGCCCTCGCCCGAGCTCGGCAATTGGACGATCACTTGACGGCCACAGGACAGACCGTTGGACCCCTTCATGGCCTTCCCATCAGCCTGAAGGATTGCTTCAACGTTGCTGGCGTACCGACCTCTCTCGGGTTTGTATCATACCTGGACCGTCCGGCTCCAACCACAAATTCGTCGCTGgtggatatcctcctcgccgccggcgCTGTTCTCTATGTCAAGACCAATGTTCCGCAGACCATGATGACAGCCGATTCGCATAACAACGTCTTCGGCCGTGTCCTGAACCCTTACCGCCGCAACCTCACAGCGGGTGGAAGCTCAGGGGGTGAAGGTGCTCTGATTGCCCTTCGCGGCTCGGTGCTGGGCATCGGCACCGACATTGCAGGATCCATCCGTATCCCCGCGCTGTGTTGCGGGACGACCGGCTTCAAGCCTTCTGTTCGCCGCGTGCCATACGGGGGCCAAACTGCCGCCGGCCGAGCCGGGATGGTAGGAATTACGGCTGTGGCAGGGCCGTTGTGCCGTTCCCTCAGGGACGCCGAACTCCTCCTTCGGACCGTGTTTGACTCTAAGCCTGAGGATCTCGACGACGGCGTGGTGGGTTTTCCGTGGTGTGATGCGCCCGCAAAGGATGTGCTCACAGTCGGCGTCATGGCAGAGGACCCCAACTACCCGATTCATCCGCCCATGCAGCGAACTCTGGCGCTCGCCGCGAAGAAACTCGCTGCGGCCGGTCATCGTATTGTCGACCTGACTGGGAGATTGCCTAGTATCTCTGATGCCTGCGAGCTGTCTTTCCGATACTTCAACATGGATCCCGACCAGACggctttgaagaagatctcCGATAGCGGCGAGCCCCCCATCCCCTCCCTACGCGCGACATACAATGTCAATGAGCCCGGGCCGGAGCCGACGCTGCAAGAGCTGTACGACATGAACGTGACGCGGGACGAAGTGATGGAGAAGGTGCGAAAGACATTCCTCGAGAATCAGCTGGATGTGATCATCGGTCCGGCTTTCCAGAGCTGTGCCGTTCCTCACGATGAATACGGGAAGCCACCATATACTGTCTTCTGGAACTTGCTTGAGGTAAGTTTGACCAACCTGATGTAGAAGCGTCGCTGACTTGGCAGTATCCGTCGTGCGTTCTTCCCTTTGgcaaggccgaggaggctgcCGACGCCGAGTTTGTGAGAGATGTCCAGTACATCCCAGCTTGTAAGTCCTCTATCTTCTTGCAGAGAAGTGTAACTAATGGGGCGATCCAGACAAGCCCAAAGAAGTCGAAGGTGCTC
The Aspergillus fumigatus Af293 chromosome 4, whole genome shotgun sequence DNA segment above includes these coding regions:
- a CDS encoding putative general amidase, producing MTIVDWQEKAQLKQSEAASKIPPEWRLSLDILTAISNESNVLDIPTKCGILSARELDITEHYDATDLLQRLASKELSAVEVTTAFCKRAAIAQQLTFCLTETFFDQALARARQLDDHLTATGQTVGPLHGLPISLKDCFNVAGVPTSLGFVSYLDRPAPTTNSSLVDILLAAGAVLYVKTNVPQTMMTADSHNNVFGRVLNPYRRNLTAGGSSGGEGALIALRGSVLGIGTDIAGSIRIPALCCGTTGFKPSVRRVPYGGQTAAGRAGMVGITAVAGPLCRSLRDAELLLRTVFDSKPEDLDDGVVGFPWCDAPAKDVLTVGVMAEDPNYPIHPPMQRTLALAAKKLAAAGHRIVDLTGRLPSISDACELSFRYFNMDPDQTALKKISDSGEPPIPSLRATYNVNEPGPEPTLQELYDMNVTRDEVMEKVRKTFLENQLDVIIGPAFQSCAVPHDEYGKPPYTVFWNLLEYPSCVLPFGKAEEAADAEFVRDVQYIPAYKPKEVEGAPCHVQIIGRKLKDEALMQHAKVIESILLK